A window of the Phaseolus vulgaris cultivar G19833 chromosome 5, P. vulgaris v2.0, whole genome shotgun sequence genome harbors these coding sequences:
- the LOC137834126 gene encoding uncharacterized protein: MDVAIRATFVGSKATFTGMEDPEAHLIAFNTQVMLIGGSNAVRCKLFMSTLVGTAMEWFISLPDGHVTSFTQLSKLFREQYIANRAPPPNSYDLFDVRQYQGKTSKEFVNRFGAQVVRVNTTDESMIVHAFRKGIFPGPFSESLIRSRPNTFAEIRRRAMAHIAAEGEVNEKRVSIVPACPLVSSCAQPMRVNEAATGKRGQGGKRPYEPRKPQAKGCSEENKPARHNFMVELKDLIVVANIADKLKMPMKTDKVLGPHKDAWCEFHQAFGHLINNCLALGHKLDELVKSDFLNDYLAGSLGTEALKTSTEDQAHEMPIHGEIHTISSGFSGGGCTTSQRKRYVRSVMSVAEQVANDSLDVDLTFTRADLRDAVPHDNDPVVISVVTAGRKVHRVLVDQGSSADVMF; the protein is encoded by the coding sequence ATGGATGTTGCTATCCGTGCCACGTTTGTGGGGTCGAAAGCCAcgttcaccgggatggaggatccagaggcgcACCTCATAGCATTCAATACTCAAGTGATGCTAATTGGCGGTTCCAACGCCGTCAGATGTAAGTTGTTCATGAGTACGTTGGTGGGAACGGCGATGGaatggttcatcagccttccagatggCCACGTGACTTCATTCACACAGCTGTCGAAGCTGTTCAGGGAGCAGTACATAGCGAATCGTGCTCCCCCACCCAACTCCTATGATCTCTTCGAcgtaaggcagtatcaggggaAAACGTCGAAAGAGTTTGTTAATcgctttggggcacaggtggtgaggGTCAACACCACGGATGAGTCGATGATAGTCCATGCGTTCAGAAAGGGAATCTTCCCTGGACCTTTCAGCGAGTCGCTCATCAGAAGTCGCCCCAATACTTTCGCTGAGATCAGGCGTCGTGCGATGGCACACATTGCAGCGGAAGGTGAAGTAAATGAGAAGCGCGTGAGCATCGTTCCCGCGTGTCCACTAGTTTCGTCGTGCGCACAGCCCATGAGGGTGAACGAGGCCGCGACGGGGAAGAGGGGTCAAGGAGGAAAGCGTCCCTACGAGCCAAGGAAGCCCCAGGCTAAGGGGTGCTCGGAGGAGAATAAGCCGGCGAGGCACAACTTTATGGTGGAGTTGAAAGACCTGATCGTTGTGGCCAACATAGCGGACAAGTTGAAGATGCCTATGAAGACtgataaggtgttgggaccacACAAGGatgcatggtgcgagttccaccaggcgTTTGGTCATCTGATAAACAACTGCTTGGCGTTGGGGCATAAGctggatgagcttgtgaagagcgatttcttgaatgattacctggCGGGGTCATTAGGGACCGAGGCCTTGAAGACATCAACAGAGGACCAAGCCCACGAGATGCccatccacggggaaatccacaccatctcAAGTGGATTCTCGGGTGGAGGGTGCACTACCTCTCAGCGCAAGAGGTACGTGCGTTCGGTAATGTCAGTAGCAGAACAGGTGGCAAACGACTCGCTCGACGTCGACCTCACGTTCACGAGGGCTGATCTTCGCGACGCCGTTCCACATGATAATGACCCCGTGGTGATTTCGGTTGTAACCGCGGGGAGGAAAGTACACCGAGTGCTGGTAGACCAGGGCAGTtcggcagatgtaatgttctAG